tagattattttgtGGCACGagaccaaaaatcaagcagattcaaatctcaggtggaccataccaaagtaaacagtggtgattgaccattaaaaatttattgtgggccacataggtttcggatcaatttgatatttgttttttcctttcatccagatttgttttaaccttatcaacggattggatggaaaataaacatcacggaaaCATTGAAGTGGACCTAGGAAGTGTTTAATGGTtagacgttcaattaccactgtttcttaaagtatggtccactgagatttggatctgcataactTTTAGAGGCATGCCTTAAACTGATCTGGAAAAAAAgtatggaaggcgtggatatagaataaatacatcaaggtgggccccacagtaagagccgcacctaatctgctccgctATCTAGCCACCGTTCTACGGAGAGCCAGACCGTCATTAATCGCTTGCTCAGAAGGAGCATATTTGAAAGTTTGGTACTGAGAATATAATCTTTAACCTTTTGATTATTTTagtattgaatttggaccacttaaCATTTTACTACTAATCACCCATTTGATAGACATTaactggacggttaggatttcgTAATTAGTATTATTTTAAATATGCGAGCCATCCGCATTGCTAcctataatttggatggtttgaatagcTGTACAGCATAGGAAGACTCCAGCTCGAGGGCAGATTTGCAGCGTTGGATGGTTGGCAAGAGTACATCCCACCGCATTGCAGTCGACCACGTTGGGAATTTCGCCTGCTGGGTTCGGACGGGAGAGGAATGATTAGGTacggcccggcctcacccaaaacagtgcagcccttaccgtAGGGCTCACCCTGATTTGGTGTACTCTCTATCCACGCCCTCCATGCATGTGTTGTACTAatgattttaaggcatgagcccaaaattaaaagcATATCGAAATCCTATGTATACAGTGGGAGACATTAGTGATGATTGAACGAACTACCGTTAAAAGCTTTTTACTGCCTGCCGACATATCTCAgtactatttatttgccatcaaacttattaataaaaatcatataaacctggcttaagtaaaataaataaatattagcttgatccaaaacttatccTGCGGAAGTTTTAATAGCCAATCATCAAAGTTTTTTATGATATGATGTGGTTTATTTTTACAttgatgccataaaataatctaaaaaattaGATGGACTTAGTGCCTACGAGCTGCACTAattagtgctatgtgggccccaccgtaatgaaTGTATTCCATCCAAGACGGCTAtctatttttcagtttatttCAGGGAATAAGACAGAAAAATGAGACAACAGATCATATCAAGGGTGGACCAAACACAGGAAAAAAGTACTGATTGAATGCCcatgattgaaaactttttaagtatTATAAGCCTATAAAAGACTTGGATTAAGGTggtatttgatttttccctttatttatcttatttgacctaataaataggttggatagaaaataaacagtacagcagtcccaaggaagtttttaatggtgagcgttgtgatgttgtccacttgagatttagatttatcttattttaacGTCATGCCGGGAAGTGAGCTCGAAATGTAGATGAATGGGtgggataaaacacgtacatcatgataAGACAACACAGCTTTACCAGCAGCACCAAGCTCGCAagtagggacgcggattgcgtcctaccccgtccGAGCGGAGTTCtgtagggcccacggtgatgtaagtgttttatcaacgctGTTCAtcgttttatcagatcatttaacatgtgatctcaaaaatcaagctggCCCACCGCTCTATTGgggcacaccaaaggaagctgcagtgataatgacacccaccgttgaaacctttctaaaggccaccgtgatgtttttgttttttatcatccaacctattcataaggtaataTGGACTTGGATGAGGTGAAAACAAATCAGCTTCATCCGtgacttctccagctcccaagaagtttttaatggaggacattcaatccacactatgtggtccacttaagcctgtAACTGCCTCATCTTTTGGATCACACGgtacaatgatctgaaaaaaatgatgaacagcgtaaaacacttacatcatggtgggccccacagagccccgcccggacggattactgtccgggagGAGTAGAGGGTCACCACCGAAACCGAACCTCTTCTATCGAACGGAACCGTTGCTAGGCCTCAGGTGGTTTTGGAGATTGAAATATTCAAAGAATAAAACAGTCAAATCATCGAATGGCTGATACAGGTAGTCTAATCTCTCGGCGGCGTGCTTAACTATGACGGTCCTTTTATGTGAGCTTATCACCATTTACTGAATAATTGCTGTTTATTTACTATTCACGTGGCACGGATACCTAGGTCAATCCACACCGTACACTTGTTGTAAATCATGGTAAAGAGAGCACATCCCGAAAAATAAGCTGACGAGAGCATCTGAAATCTCTTTAGTTTATAAGGCCATCTTATCGGTTAGGATCATCCCTTAGTTTGGATCTTCCGGCCATATACAATGTGGCCTCTgatttggacggtcaggattggtGTGGTGCGCCTGCGGAAGATTCCGTGGGGTAGACCCTGTACATCCCGTGGGCCATTGGGCCATTAATTAGGCCACACTTGTAAGAAGCAAACGGACGGCTGGAAATAAAACAACCAGCAGCTAATATTCGAAATacatgatgagtggaccggcCTAATTTTCCGGACGGGGCATGTTTGCATTGAGCGGACCTGATAAATGGCCTGGAATATTTCTAGCTTGTGGTCATACCCCAAAAATGCATTGGTCCTACATTTCTCAACCTCGAGTTGAAACTTGATCCACATCAAATGGACGGTAGGGAACAGTGGTCGACTGCCCAGATTCGATCCGGAAAATCAGATGACTAAGATCGTccaatcagcttgatttttggctgatgatccatccatggtaCGGCTTACTATTCGGTCAGCCTTGGTAGGTGAATCTGTATCGAAGCAGCTGTTTCTGTAGGAAACTCACACCTTAGCCAGTTACCCAAAACAGAGGAAACGATGAGCTCGAATTCGAAAAGGTTGgaccaatgatttttatttttttcctccgTTGCGACATAGGATCCAGCGTTTGTAGCCGCTCACTGGGGCCAAATGCTGAGTGAtctgatgatcggaaccgtccacgTTGTGAATTATATACTATAGAGCCCTTCAAGAAGCTTACCATAAAATGAGGGTTATGACCATCACAATCTGTTCACGCgtttaaaacaatgaaaagaaaactTTTAATGACTAGAATTTAAATATAAAAGTCATTACTgatgttaaagtcccttgatattggGATCGACTAGAGCTTTCAGAGCAGAGTGGTGATTTGACATCTCAGCCAGTAGGCCCCAGTGAATAGCAACGGATGCAAAACAAACTTAAAATTAGCTCCACTTTCAATGAAGCGTTACACTAATTTGATTACTTAATCAGTCGATTAGTGGAcaattattggacggttaagatgaaaATCACAAATGGTCTCACGTCTGCACGccagaggttaggatttttcagcccatttgatttttggatgatGACTTAAGTCCAGTAGGTCAGGGACAACAATCTGAATTAATGCATATGCTGTATGAGCGCTTGTGTATCAACAATCACATTCCACCATAGCATCAAAGAACTCCCCATCCCATTCCTTATATAGTCCACATGCAAAAACTCTCAAGGATCACCTATCCATAAGAAGTTGGGTTAGAAACAtgacatggatgggccacacagcAAAAGGCTCGCTGTTCAAAGATATTGTTagaataaaaagggaaaaaaaaatttgaaaagtcaAGAAAAGTTCATTTTTGCCTTTTGTTAATCCTCTTGCCTTAAATTGTGTTAAGGCTTTTATATCAAAAGTTAAAACCTCTTATTAATGATTTGTATTGGAAAACAAAGACATACCCTGGGAGCAACCTTGGCAGGTAGCAGGTGTGGGTGTAGTGTTGTGCGTTTTTTTACTAGGCACTTCTATTTTATCTGCCTATGTTTTATTCTACTTATGCACATGATGACAAAGAGCCGGCATGCGCTGACATGCATTTAATATGTTGCTCGCATGCACCTCAAACCCCAACATCTACCTACCATTTGCTTTCTACAGGCATCCCTTCTCTATTGCAAAATCATCCAAAAAATCTCTCCTCTCTCCGGTTTTCTTCTGGGTTCTTTTTGCAACTTCTGTTTGGGTAAATCAGTACGAACATTCTTGAATTTGTGTGGTTGAGGTCGTGATTGCACCTGATTGAAGctattatctagaatgagaaatGTTGTATCCCAAGAGCAGTCTTGTTGGAATTGGAATCCAATGCATTTGAGATCTTCCCATGAGGGCAAATCTATTTTTAAGACAACAATTATAACATGCCTCATCTCTATTCTTCTTTTACTATTTTTTATTATCATATTTTGGATTTTCCGCTATATCTCCATACTTAGAACCAACAATCCTCAAAATCCATACAAAGTTGGTTACAAACAACGGTCCAAATTTGAACAATGTATGGATGATTAGGACCAGTGAGATCTTCGTCCTGCCGGGCGTCCATGGTGTGACGCACTAGATGAATAGTCTAGATCACTTGTAGTGGAGACCGATGGAGGCCCGCTTTACCCATCAAAGAAATGATACGAAAAATGATCTTCAAATGAGATTAAAGATAATAGAACAAATCCTATAAATGATATACTAAATTCCAATTACATTTGAGTAATTATACAAAAATCAGAGAAGTAATGCACCAACAAAGATATTAAACTAAGATTTACAGATTGAACACACAACATGCACCACCTTGTGATATGAATCTTCCCCTTTTTCATCCAACAATCAAAAAATGCAAATCCCATTTCACTTGCTTTTCCTAAATCCCAGGCAAAAATTATTAAGTGAAACCCATAACACAGTTCTACCAAGAATCAAAGATTAGGAAAGAAAGGTGTTAATACCCACAAAGAGATTAGACAAATAACAGGGGATTGCACAAGTTTGGGATTGATGGTTGTAACATGGTACATATCTTAGAGAACTCAATTCATATGGATTCTCTAATTAGCAATGCTTTGGCTTGTATGGTCGTTGACAATTCCTTCTTTGGCTTGACTGTTTTTATTGACTTCCAAGCACATCTCTTCGATCATTGGTTTCCACAGGCGGACCCGTGCATTTATAAACCAGTTTGATACCTAAAAACCCAATTAATCCAAGTTGAGAGAAATGAGTAATGCCTAAAAATTCATTCTAAAAACCAAAAGCTCTCTCAAACTAGTAACTACTACAATCAACTTCTCAAACAGAAATAAAAAGAGGAAATAAACATCTATCTGATCCAGCTAAGTGTATTGAGAGCTCTAAGAGAAATGATAGAGCATTTACGAGGAGGATTTGCACACGCAACTTTGgtggcacacgtgtgagagatctagaccgttcattaggaGGGCACCGCTGTGTATATTTGAGTGTGAACTATTGATCAAATTTATTTTGGATCATCCATCTTCATCATACACCAGATGAGCGGATTCACCTGACTTTTCAGCAAGCAACgttcatggtggggcacacctgaaGAACAACCTCGACCTCACATGTGTGCTACATTCGTGCTTGTGCCATGAAGAGGTATCTTTAGTATGGTTCGAGTTCCGAATACCTGGTTCCTTGTCAACCCACTTCGCATTGCAAGTAAATGCTTATCTGCATCTTTGGGGTACCTGAAATCCATGAAACGAAATGACGAGCATATCATTACTGAGGTAAATCTTACCAAAGTCTTTTTATTCGCATCTGAGACGGCCACATAGGCAACTCACGGATGGAGGAAGTTCTGAAACAACCATGCTCGTAAAACCGAGACAGATTTTTCGGGCAAGCCTCTTTGCAGTCTCCACACTTGCAGATCATTTCGCTTTGGATGCTGCAAAGCCCATTTATTTTCAACAAAAGAATAATCGAaaggcttctccttctctcttgtgCAGTCAGAGCTGAGGCATTCTCCAGTTGTAAGAATTTGATTGGTGATTCGCTCCCTCAGGTTTTTATACAGAATGGAGATTGTCTGAAGGGTGAAACGAGCATGTATTTGAGGGTGTAACTTCGTTGCAGCATGGAATGAAGATATAGTCTGGATCTGATTTATGCATTGATTGTATCTCCGGTCAATCTGACATCAAGAAGCAAGGAGCAAAATTAGCAATCTCATGACATAACAAAGAGTGGGAAGAAAAATCCATCAGACAAAACTAGTATTTATTCAAAATATTGGAACATGAGGGTAATGATCCCAGTCCATAAATAATTTCTGTGAGAACTCATCCCTTGTGATGTGTGcaagacatccaacccatccatcagatgtatcacctcatgaaacccctagggccaAAAATTAGTCTGAcccaaaactcgggtgggccacatcaaagggaaCACAGTGGGAGGGTACACCCATCTTTGAGTTTCATCAGGGCCTGTCTAACTTGCAAAACAGCCTGTTTTTTTCATGACCCTTCATCGAAGCCAGATGAATGGTCTGTATTGCCTGGATTGCATATACATGACAAGTGGGATGAATTCTTAAACAGTTCTCAGGGTTCTCATGACAACTGGTTGCTAGGAGAATTTTCTTGGAACATACAATTGTAAAGATACCATACACATGCTTGGTGGACTTCAATGGTATTTTTATAAATATCGAAATCAAGTGAATCTTGCCGTCACTGGAAATACTGTGATGCCAATGCCAATCTATGCTTGCAATTTCAAAATAATGAGATGAGCAAGGTGTGCATATGTAATATGATAAAATGACTGATGCAATTCGCATTGAAAACCATTTTCCCAAGAAGCCACGGAATCTATAATCATAGTCTTAAAAGACCCAAATCACAGAAAGCTCTTTTGGTTGCAACCACACAGAGTAGGTCATGAAATTGGAATGACTGAGATAAGCtcttataagttttaatttttggACATTTGGGAACCTCATAAAGACAAACGGAACCTACCACTTGCAGCATGGCTAATAGTTCAGCTTTCTTAGTTCCAAGTTCCTGTCGCTGTGGGCCAAGCTTCAAATGGCCTGGAGATCTGATTCCTTCTGCAGAGAAAGGAAATTCAACAGACCCCATCATCGAGATCCCCTTTCCACTCGAACGAAATGACATCGTTTCCTGGCTTTCAATCCCATGCACCAAACCACTCATCTTGGCTAGATTCTCTAATGCATGGCCAGCAGCTTCTGCGAGAGTTTGTTGGGCTACACGGAGATACTTCGATCCTAACAGCACGTTTGAGAACTGGATAGGGCTACAAGAACCATAACCTGGTGAGATCTCCCTAGTGTTGGTGGAGGTTTGTTCTGATCCCAAACCCATTCCTAACATAACATTCTGAAAAGAAGCTTCTAAACATCCATTCTCTTTCAGTTCAACTTGGGTAACGTCAGAGTAGCTTATTTCTGAGTACTGGTCCAAGACATTTGGCACGCCGATACTAGAAGATGGGCATGTAGCAAGACTCAATGACAATTCCTTACTTGACAGACAGTAGCTGTAAGGATGGTTCATGATCGTGCTAGATTTGTTTGGAATCCATCCAAGTTGCGAGATTCCTACAACATGATCCAATGGACACACCGTGCTTGTAGCAGTTCGCCGGTTAAACACTTGGCCATCAAGAATTTCACCA
This region of Magnolia sinica isolate HGM2019 chromosome 1, MsV1, whole genome shotgun sequence genomic DNA includes:
- the LOC131217124 gene encoding homeobox protein ATH1-like isoform X1 encodes the protein MENDIFDGSIPMTDQSPMDINATSIHIFPSLLAHPDEVDLNSRRQIMAGYPLISTLQAEAVDRHGGLGSTETPVSRSMPLNRELQEHFMEASLPTLLAARTGSHDNIISFPISAKPALPFEDLRACISSGACDSSNSSLSASMNSGYGDGALNDIEFVAPKKDAGADGLLNCKWNYGEILDGQVFNRRTATSTVCPLDHVVGISQLGWIPNKSSTIMNHPYSYCLSSKELSLSLATCPSSSIGVPNVLDQYSEISYSDVTQVELKENGCLEASFQNVMLGMGLGSEQTSTNTREISPGYGSCSPIQFSNVLLGSKYLRVAQQTLAEAAGHALENLAKMSGLVHGIESQETMSFRSSGKGISMMGSVEFPFSAEGIRSPGHLKLGPQRQELGTKKAELLAMLQVIDRRYNQCINQIQTISSFHAATKLHPQIHARFTLQTISILYKNLRERITNQILTTGECLSSDCTREKEKPFDYSFVENKWALQHPKRNDLQVWRLQRGLPEKSVSVLRAWLFQNFLHPYPKDADKHLLAMRSGLTRNQVSNWFINARVRLWKPMIEEMCLEVNKNSQAKEGIVNDHTSQSIAN
- the LOC131217124 gene encoding uncharacterized protein LOC131217124 isoform X2 translates to MENDIFDGSIPMTDQSPMDINATSIHIFPSLLAHPDEVDLNSRRQIMAGYPLISTLQAEAVDRHGGLGSTETPVSRSMPLNRELQEHFMEASLPTLLAARTGSHDNIISFPISAKPALPFEDLRACISSGACDSSNSSLSASMNSGYGDGALNDIEFVAPKKDAGADGLLNCKWNYGEILDGQVFNRRTATSTVCPLDHVVGISQLGWIPNKSSTIMNHPYSYCLSSKELSLSLATCPSSSIGVPNVLDQYSEISYSDVTQVELKENGCLEASFQNVMLGMGLGSEQTSTNTREISPGYGSCSPIQFSNVLLGSKYLRVAQQTLAEAAGHALENLAKMSGLVHGIESQETMSFRSSGKGISMMGSVEFPFSAEGIRSPGHLKLGPQRQELGTKKAELLAMLQVIDRRYNQCINQIQTISSFHAATKLHPQIHARFTLQTISILYKNLRERITNQILTTGECLSSDCTREKEKPFDYSFVENKWALQHPKRNDLQVWRLQRGLPEKSVSVLRAWLFQNFLHP